A region from the Variovorax paradoxus genome encodes:
- a CDS encoding glycosyltransferase family 4 protein — MKILHVAETLKGGLETYLRLVSGFQQNSPVISQAKFILPGPVEWLNSRDTHVVPTARSPLALASYAAEIKKIIRSERPTVLHLHSSIPGGIVRAMALLGQVPAETKIVYCSHGWAFDQVGPSYKKSIYRWIEWLLSHWSDAIICISGHEFRIAEKFGIKRCKCIPNGIQLTAPIPESTVAPRAPARPRRILFVGRLDRQKGIDALLDAYARVQPGFKLVIVGGAVRNDLSLARSSEIEFAGWLEKDELEEAYRSCDAVIVPSRWEGFGLVAVEAMARSKPVFASAVGGLVDIVEDNRNGRLFSLDGLDDALREIDRISDEELQRMGRAGREIFEEKYTADRMNAAILDLYKESVQ, encoded by the coding sequence ATGAAGATATTGCACGTTGCCGAAACGCTCAAGGGCGGGCTCGAAACCTATCTTCGGCTGGTTTCGGGCTTTCAGCAGAACTCCCCTGTGATCAGCCAGGCAAAGTTCATATTGCCCGGGCCGGTGGAGTGGCTGAATTCCCGGGACACGCATGTGGTTCCCACGGCCCGAAGTCCTCTTGCCCTCGCGAGCTACGCCGCCGAGATCAAGAAAATCATCCGCTCGGAGCGCCCCACGGTCCTTCACCTGCACAGTTCCATTCCGGGCGGGATCGTTCGCGCCATGGCGCTGCTCGGCCAGGTGCCGGCCGAGACCAAGATCGTCTATTGCTCGCATGGCTGGGCCTTCGATCAGGTCGGGCCTTCCTACAAGAAGTCGATCTATCGATGGATCGAATGGCTGCTGTCCCATTGGAGCGACGCGATCATCTGCATCAGTGGCCACGAGTTCCGGATTGCCGAAAAATTCGGCATCAAGCGGTGCAAATGCATTCCGAACGGAATTCAGCTCACCGCCCCCATTCCGGAAAGCACCGTTGCGCCGAGGGCCCCGGCACGGCCCCGGAGGATCCTGTTCGTGGGACGGCTCGATCGGCAGAAGGGCATCGACGCCTTGCTCGACGCCTATGCCCGCGTCCAGCCTGGCTTCAAGCTCGTGATCGTGGGTGGCGCGGTCAGAAACGATCTTTCCCTTGCGCGCTCCAGCGAGATCGAATTCGCCGGATGGCTCGAGAAAGACGAACTCGAAGAGGCCTACAGGTCGTGCGATGCGGTCATCGTTCCCTCCCGGTGGGAAGGCTTCGGCCTTGTCGCGGTCGAGGCCATGGCCCGGAGCAAGCCGGTTTTTGCGTCTGCCGTGGGCGGGCTGGTCGATATCGTCGAAGACAACCGGAACGGCCGGCTGTTTTCGCTCGATGGACTGGACGACGCGCTGCGCGAGATCGATCGGATTTCCGATGAGGAACTACAGCGGATGGGGCGTGCCGGACGGGAGATTTTCGAAGAGAAATACACCGCCGACCGAATGAACGCCGCCATCCTGGACTTGTATAAGGAGTCGGTGCAGTGA
- a CDS encoding polysaccharide pyruvyl transferase family protein codes for MKKILICAVPFSDNLGDGVIAASLAHIAGLKYPQARVEFLDIAGRLGFEEENLRGGGAFRLFAKLPSLIRSVIVFLYCLKGYFLGWRRNWKAAVDDADLVVIGGGQLFCDVALNFPAKLYLLSRLLRGKKVVILSVGVTAKWSFLGRVLVRRFLKNARPAFYATRDQESASNLHTYFRIPRSDIQVVPDPALICADAFSDELSPEKNWDIGICVSSLDALVMNSEYEGSNSTQSAKFFASLAEALRAEGKRVLYFTNGASEDNKVLEEISSASDAPKSIFLVPRHPDELVALISACSCIVAHRLHANIVAYGLNIPSIGMNWDKKVESFFELTGRKRYLFDLSPRVEKLGVSVLGLLNDRNPDRKVLDALRSQVVAGIHALI; via the coding sequence ATGAAAAAAATCCTTATCTGCGCCGTGCCCTTCAGCGACAACCTGGGTGACGGGGTCATTGCGGCATCCCTGGCTCATATTGCCGGCCTGAAATATCCGCAGGCGAGGGTCGAATTTCTGGACATTGCCGGCCGGCTCGGGTTCGAGGAAGAAAACCTGCGTGGTGGTGGCGCATTCCGGCTCTTTGCGAAGCTGCCGTCGCTCATCAGGTCGGTGATCGTGTTCCTGTATTGCCTCAAGGGCTATTTTCTCGGCTGGCGAAGGAACTGGAAGGCCGCGGTGGACGACGCGGACCTGGTCGTCATTGGCGGCGGCCAGCTGTTTTGCGATGTGGCCCTCAATTTTCCGGCGAAGCTGTACCTCCTGAGCAGGCTGCTGCGCGGAAAGAAGGTGGTGATCTTGTCGGTCGGCGTGACGGCGAAATGGTCTTTTCTGGGGCGTGTTCTGGTCAGGCGATTCCTGAAAAATGCCAGGCCGGCCTTCTACGCTACGCGCGACCAGGAATCGGCCAGCAATCTGCACACCTACTTTCGAATCCCGAGAAGCGATATACAGGTCGTACCCGACCCGGCGCTCATTTGCGCCGATGCTTTCTCGGACGAGCTTTCACCGGAAAAAAACTGGGACATCGGAATTTGCGTCAGCAGCCTCGATGCGCTGGTCATGAATTCCGAATACGAGGGCTCGAATTCGACGCAGTCCGCCAAGTTTTTTGCCAGCCTGGCCGAAGCATTGCGAGCCGAGGGAAAGCGCGTGCTCTATTTCACGAACGGTGCCTCCGAAGACAACAAGGTACTGGAAGAAATTTCCTCGGCATCCGATGCGCCGAAGTCTATTTTTCTTGTTCCCCGGCACCCCGACGAACTCGTTGCCTTGATCAGCGCCTGCTCATGCATCGTGGCCCACCGGCTCCACGCAAATATCGTTGCCTACGGTTTGAACATTCCGTCCATAGGAATGAATTGGGACAAGAAGGTGGAGTCATTTTTCGAGCTGACTGGCAGAAAGCGCTACCTCTTCGACTTGTCGCCCCGGGTTGAAAAGCTGGGGGTTTCGGTGCTGGGCCTGCTGAACGACAGGAACCCGGACCGGAAGGTGCTCGACGCATTGAGAAGCCAGGTGGTGGCCGGTATCCATGCATTGATCTGA
- a CDS encoding sugar transferase, with protein MTNFRHEESMAAGGEEAIGAIADDMAWIRVRHPAMLRAGKRAVDIAAALFFFCAFGWLYVLIAAGVLITSGAPVLYSQPRFGRGGRVFKFYKFRSMLPNSAQILEEHLRNDPVARQQWDDYQKLEDDPRITSFGKFIRKTSLDELPQFWNVLVGDMSLVGPRPCMLDQKILYGADWSFYCAVRPGITGLWQVSGRNQLSYKKRVALDVAYVETLSVGRDIGIFIRTIWVVAVGHGSR; from the coding sequence ATGACGAATTTTCGCCACGAAGAGTCGATGGCAGCCGGAGGCGAGGAGGCGATCGGCGCCATCGCTGACGACATGGCATGGATCAGAGTCCGTCACCCCGCCATGCTGCGCGCTGGAAAAAGGGCGGTCGACATCGCTGCCGCGCTGTTCTTTTTCTGCGCCTTCGGCTGGCTCTATGTCCTGATCGCCGCCGGTGTGCTCATCACCTCCGGAGCACCGGTCCTGTACTCCCAGCCGCGATTCGGGCGGGGAGGGCGTGTGTTCAAGTTCTACAAGTTCCGCTCGATGCTGCCGAACTCCGCCCAGATCCTCGAGGAGCACCTCAGGAACGATCCGGTCGCGCGCCAGCAGTGGGACGACTATCAAAAGCTCGAAGACGACCCGCGCATCACATCGTTCGGCAAGTTCATCCGCAAGACCAGCCTGGACGAGCTGCCGCAGTTCTGGAATGTGCTCGTGGGCGACATGAGCCTGGTCGGCCCCCGGCCATGCATGCTCGACCAGAAGATCCTGTATGGGGCGGACTGGTCGTTCTATTGCGCGGTCAGGCCCGGCATTACCGGCCTGTGGCAAGTCAGCGGGCGCAACCAGCTGAGCTACAAGAAGCGCGTGGCGCTGGATGTCGCCTACGTCGAGACGCTCTCGGTCGGCCGGGACATCGGCATCTTCATCAGGACCATCTGGGTGGTTGCCGTGGGCCACGGTTCGCGATGA